In Aquimarina sp. TRL1, a single window of DNA contains:
- a CDS encoding MBOAT family protein encodes MNRLKNIFSFSEDFPLIFTQADFWIFFAVIYFVYALLYKNKHVRSAYLFAISLLFYYKTSGFFIGILLFSTINDFFLGKAIYKSTSDIKKKLLVTISVVINLGTLCYFKYAYFFTDSYNAIFDTDYKVFNYLAHWSNSWAQMDYFTVDSIILPVGISFYTFQTISYSVDIYRKQLKPLDSIIDFGFFVSFFPQLVAGPIVRASDFVPQIRKKIEISREQFGSASFMILKGLIKKMLFADYIAMNFMDRVFDIPEMFSGFTNIMALFGYSLQIYGDFSGYTDIAIGLALLLGYQLPKNFNSPYKAIHCGDFWKRWHISLSSWLKDYLYIPIGGNRNGSLFSYIFVMAFTFLGVYAAFRNYAIALLSISLIGGLLIITLFSSKLAKHFNTNVNILITMLIGGLWHGASWKFVVWGGLNGIGIVFYKYWRKISPYESSTAWYTMIWKIGITFLFITFTRIYFRGNSMEHIAQFYHQVMTNMDWGNALAVLWEYRMVFFIMLLGYITHWLPYAAKDKIENLFINSHIVVKGGIAVIVGIICYQTYAADFQPFIYFQF; translated from the coding sequence ATGAATAGATTAAAAAATATATTTTCTTTTTCAGAGGACTTCCCTCTGATCTTTACACAGGCAGATTTCTGGATCTTTTTTGCTGTTATCTATTTTGTATATGCGTTACTTTATAAAAACAAGCATGTCCGAAGCGCCTACCTCTTTGCCATTAGCTTACTGTTTTACTACAAAACGAGCGGTTTTTTTATAGGAATCCTTCTGTTTAGTACCATTAATGACTTTTTTCTGGGGAAAGCCATTTATAAGAGCACTTCTGATATAAAAAAGAAGTTGCTGGTAACGATAAGTGTGGTGATCAACCTGGGGACTCTATGTTACTTTAAATATGCGTATTTCTTTACGGATTCATACAATGCAATATTCGATACGGATTATAAGGTGTTTAATTACCTGGCACACTGGTCGAATAGCTGGGCACAAATGGATTATTTTACAGTCGATTCTATTATTCTGCCCGTAGGGATTTCGTTTTATACATTTCAGACCATTAGTTATAGTGTCGATATTTATAGAAAGCAATTAAAACCTCTGGATTCTATTATAGATTTTGGCTTTTTTGTCAGCTTTTTTCCGCAATTGGTGGCAGGTCCTATCGTTAGGGCTTCTGACTTTGTTCCTCAGATCAGGAAAAAAATTGAGATTAGCAGAGAACAGTTTGGATCTGCATCTTTTATGATTCTCAAAGGGTTGATAAAGAAAATGCTTTTTGCAGATTATATAGCCATGAATTTTATGGATCGTGTTTTTGATATTCCCGAGATGTTTTCAGGTTTCACCAATATTATGGCATTGTTTGGGTATTCACTACAGATCTACGGGGATTTTTCCGGATATACAGATATTGCGATAGGATTAGCACTACTCTTGGGGTATCAATTACCTAAAAATTTTAATTCACCCTATAAAGCAATTCATTGTGGGGATTTCTGGAAACGGTGGCATATTTCTTTATCAAGTTGGTTAAAAGACTATCTGTATATTCCCATAGGAGGAAATCGTAACGGGAGTTTGTTTTCCTATATTTTTGTGATGGCATTTACATTTTTAGGGGTCTATGCAGCGTTTAGAAATTATGCAATAGCACTACTGAGTATTTCATTGATAGGAGGATTGTTAATCATTACGTTGTTTTCATCAAAACTAGCCAAACATTTTAATACGAATGTCAATATTTTGATCACTATGTTGATCGGGGGATTATGGCATGGAGCTTCCTGGAAGTTTGTTGTTTGGGGAGGTCTTAATGGAATTGGGATCGTATTTTATAAATACTGGAGAAAAATAAGTCCATATGAATCCTCTACAGCCTGGTATACGATGATATGGAAAATCGGAATTACATTTTTGTTTATTACGTTTACACGTATCTATTTTAGAGGAAATAGCATGGAACATATTGCGCAGTTCTACCATCAGGTAATGACGAATATGGATTGGGGGAATGCATTGGCTGTTTTATGGGAATATAGAATGGTATTTTTTATTATGTTATTGGGCTATATCACTCATTGGCTACCATATGCTGCAAAAGATAAAATAGAAAACCTATTTATAAATAGTCATATTGTTGTAAAAGGAGGTATTGCCGTTATTGTCGGAATTATTTGTTATCAGACATATGCGGCGGATTTTCAGCCCTTCATTTATTTTCAATTCTAA
- a CDS encoding uracil-DNA glycosylase family protein, protein MFIHTHPYEPFIPEGTTKLIVGTLPPPRFTTGDLNDKDVDFCYGSSNGLLWPVLDRIFQLGLRYETTEAAAMQRKQFLLSKNIGVCDIVQSCKRDKVDASDLGMQEVILRDLIGYLKKHKTIDTLIFTGGNSKNGPEYFFRKHLKTYGIPLTVVSDIVPRIHRFQLGRASKKQGNNRYIKTVSLTAPSGAANRSIGSLPLYKMLKKENPNFNTLDFRVMQYREFF, encoded by the coding sequence ATGTTTATACATACACATCCATATGAACCTTTTATTCCAGAAGGAACTACTAAGTTGATCGTAGGGACATTACCGCCTCCACGGTTCACCACTGGTGATTTGAATGATAAAGATGTGGATTTTTGTTATGGGAGTAGTAATGGGCTGTTGTGGCCGGTACTGGATCGAATTTTTCAGTTGGGATTGCGATATGAAACAACAGAAGCGGCAGCTATGCAGCGCAAGCAATTTTTACTTTCCAAAAATATTGGGGTATGTGATATCGTACAAAGTTGTAAACGGGATAAAGTTGATGCATCTGATCTAGGAATGCAGGAAGTAATCCTACGTGATCTAATTGGATATCTGAAAAAACACAAGACGATTGATACCTTGATTTTTACAGGAGGAAATAGTAAAAACGGACCGGAATATTTTTTTAGGAAACATTTAAAAACATATGGAATTCCTTTAACAGTGGTTTCTGATATTGTGCCGAGAATTCACCGTTTTCAATTAGGAAGAGCCTCAAAAAAACAGGGAAACAATAGATATATTAAAACGGTATCCCTAACAGCGCCTTCAGGTGCAGCAAATCGATCTATTGGAAGTCTGCCTCTGTATAAGATGCTTAAAAAAGAAAATCCGAATTTTAATACACTTGATTTTAGAGTAATGCAATACAGGGAGTTTTTTTAA
- a CDS encoding helix-turn-helix domain-containing protein gives MKPTIHSPSSDLVDFVMSYWILESSQDLTPTKNTIIPDGTMKLIFHFGDLYKHHPKTGNSFLLPRCFLIGQLTQPYIVEPTGITGTFIVRFHPNGFLPFTSIPIHQMENTAVPLHKLFGEKGMEIENDILTASSNSERIHHIESFLRTQLNTEEVADRIVKAAIETIATTNGHISIHELSKQRNLNRRILSRKFSSSVGLSPKQLSKIVRLQATLKTLLHKKETKLTQVALENSYFDQAHFIKDFKEFTGVTPKEFYGNSLKMSLIFDSQK, from the coding sequence ATGAAGCCAACAATACATAGTCCCAGCAGCGATTTAGTCGATTTTGTAATGTCTTACTGGATCTTAGAAAGTTCGCAAGACCTTACTCCAACAAAAAATACGATTATCCCTGATGGAACCATGAAATTGATTTTTCACTTTGGGGATCTGTATAAACACCACCCAAAAACCGGGAACAGTTTTTTACTCCCCAGATGTTTTCTTATAGGGCAACTTACACAACCCTATATCGTAGAACCTACAGGAATCACAGGAACGTTTATCGTCCGTTTTCACCCTAATGGTTTTCTCCCATTTACCAGTATTCCGATACATCAAATGGAAAACACAGCTGTTCCATTACACAAATTGTTTGGAGAAAAGGGAATGGAAATTGAAAACGATATATTAACTGCAAGTAGCAACTCTGAAAGAATACATCATATTGAATCTTTTTTACGTACCCAATTAAACACGGAAGAAGTCGCCGATCGAATTGTGAAAGCCGCTATCGAAACGATCGCAACAACTAATGGTCACATTTCTATACATGAACTTTCCAAACAACGCAATCTAAACCGAAGAATCCTATCTCGAAAATTTTCTTCATCAGTTGGTTTAAGCCCAAAGCAACTCTCTAAAATTGTTCGGTTACAAGCAACCTTAAAAACACTTTTACACAAAAAAGAAACAAAACTAACCCAAGTAGCTCTTGAAAACAGCTACTTTGATCAAGCTCACTTTATAAAAGATTTTAAAGAATTTACAGGAGTAACCCCCAAAGAGTTTTATGGTAATAGTTTAAAAATGTCATTAATTTTTGATTCGCAAAAATAG
- a CDS encoding T9SS type A sorting domain-containing protein produces MEKKLLLLLIVCIGIRSIAQEAKRYTVSANGGAFPITIANKKYILHQSIGQSGNLGTASSADLIFRQGYIQPENMYMNLVSFPDPKFPKANVYPNTFDNKLFIDIKDKERIPVLIIISEISGKRVYKKQKTSGGIITLDTSFLSGGNYVLQLFYKNVASSHIVIKKK; encoded by the coding sequence TTGGAAAAAAAATTACTTCTACTATTAATTGTATGTATAGGTATTCGATCGATTGCCCAGGAAGCAAAAAGATATACGGTAAGCGCTAATGGGGGTGCATTCCCCATAACCATCGCTAATAAGAAATACATACTTCATCAAAGTATAGGACAATCAGGAAACCTGGGAACAGCATCATCAGCAGACTTAATATTCCGACAAGGATATATTCAGCCAGAAAATATGTATATGAATCTGGTATCTTTTCCAGATCCGAAGTTTCCCAAAGCAAACGTATATCCAAATACGTTTGATAATAAACTATTTATAGATATAAAAGACAAAGAGAGAATCCCTGTGTTGATTATAATATCTGAGATTTCAGGAAAACGGGTGTATAAAAAACAAAAGACTTCCGGGGGGATAATTACCCTTGATACTTCATTTTTATCTGGAGGGAATTATGTATTGCAACTCTTTTATAAAAATGTCGCCTCCAGTCATATTGTAATTAAGAAAAAATAA
- a CDS encoding DUF2927 domain-containing protein, with translation MANRFLLLLITLVLVSSCSNDDEDITIPKSTLSEYEVSLIDYFKSIALGFEFGNASKITRKWENELNIYIGGNPTSEILNELETVKGEINELATDGFSMNIVNDSLQSNYYIFFGSGDTYASLFPSQSNLVTSNWGLFSVFWNNQNQLTSGHMYVDIERADTTAQKHLLREELTQSLGLARDSPKYMESIFQSAWTTTTEYAPIDKDVIRLLYHPDMNIGLNISQVDTRLRKILSPE, from the coding sequence ATGGCAAATCGATTTTTATTGTTGCTTATAACACTAGTACTGGTATCTTCATGTTCTAATGATGATGAAGACATCACCATTCCAAAATCAACATTAAGTGAATATGAAGTAAGTCTTATCGATTATTTTAAAAGTATTGCACTAGGGTTTGAATTTGGGAATGCGAGTAAGATAACACGAAAATGGGAAAATGAATTAAACATCTATATTGGAGGGAACCCTACTTCTGAAATATTAAATGAACTAGAAACTGTAAAAGGAGAAATAAATGAATTAGCCACCGATGGTTTCAGCATGAACATTGTGAATGATTCGTTACAATCTAATTATTATATCTTTTTTGGTTCCGGAGACACATACGCGAGCTTATTTCCGAGTCAATCTAATTTAGTTACTTCTAACTGGGGCTTATTTTCCGTATTTTGGAATAATCAAAATCAACTTACTTCTGGGCACATGTATGTCGATATCGAACGAGCAGATACTACTGCTCAAAAACACTTATTACGTGAAGAATTAACTCAATCTCTGGGGCTGGCTAGAGATTCTCCAAAATATATGGAAAGTATTTTTCAGTCTGCATGGACAACTACTACCGAATATGCTCCTATTGATAAAGATGTGATTCGATTATTGTATCATCCTGATATGAATATTGGATTAAATATAAGTCAGGTGGATACTAGATTAAGAAAGATCCTATCCCCGGAATAA
- a CDS encoding VOC family protein gives MKSINPVCWFDIHVADLERAKKFYETVFTISLVDLPLEWGKQATFPFDNNGVNATGALVEKEAHVANNNNTVVYFSSEDCITEETRVENAGGKIIQSKTSIGEFGFISLIQDTEGNTIGLHSKM, from the coding sequence ATGAAAAGTATTAATCCTGTTTGTTGGTTTGATATTCACGTAGCAGACTTAGAACGTGCCAAAAAATTTTATGAAACTGTTTTTACTATTTCCTTGGTTGATTTGCCTTTGGAATGGGGGAAACAAGCCACTTTTCCTTTTGATAATAACGGAGTAAACGCTACAGGAGCTTTGGTCGAAAAAGAAGCACATGTAGCAAATAACAATAATACTGTTGTCTATTTTTCTTCTGAAGATTGCATTACAGAAGAAACCAGAGTTGAAAATGCCGGAGGAAAAATCATCCAATCCAAAACATCTATCGGAGAATTTGGTTTCATCTCTTTAATACAAGATACAGAAGGAAATACAATTGGCTTGCATTCAAAAATGTAA